A genomic region of Deltaproteobacteria bacterium contains the following coding sequences:
- a CDS encoding Smr/MutS family protein, which produces MNRRSKAGFNSPFVKLKKLNSKSDKKPTRATSESKNKINADINTNSNTLTTDESQIFFNAMSGVKSISHKTTRIEPQKNLERIIPDDEALALMELESLVRGESPFELTAGDEFISGVAPGVTHELLHSLKKGSFAFHRHLDLHGMHRDEAHNILSTFITRARADNERCVLIITGRGKSSPDGISILKEALPRWLSRAPNRPHVLAFCTALPVHGGPGAFYVLLRRPGVKPFGVQA; this is translated from the coding sequence ATGAATCGTCGCTCAAAAGCAGGATTTAACAGCCCTTTTGTTAAACTAAAAAAACTTAATTCTAAAAGTGACAAAAAACCGACGCGTGCGACTTCAGAATCAAAAAATAAAATAAATGCAGATATAAATACAAACAGCAACACCCTAACTACCGATGAAAGTCAAATCTTCTTTAACGCTATGAGTGGTGTAAAATCAATCTCCCATAAAACAACTCGTATAGAACCGCAAAAAAATCTTGAACGTATTATTCCCGACGATGAAGCCCTTGCTTTAATGGAACTTGAAAGCCTCGTTCGGGGCGAGAGCCCATTTGAATTAACTGCTGGTGATGAATTTATTTCTGGTGTTGCACCCGGAGTAACTCACGAACTTTTACATAGTTTAAAAAAAGGCAGCTTTGCTTTTCATCGTCATCTTGATCTCCATGGTATGCACCGCGATGAAGCTCATAATATATTAAGCACATTTATTACACGAGCTCGAGCTGATAATGAACGTTGCGTATTGATCATTACCGGTCGTGGCAAAAGCTCACCTGATGGTATTTCGATCCTTAAAGAAGCATTGCCGCGCTGGTTATCACGCGCGCCTAATCGTCCTCATGTATTAGCTTTTTGTACGGCATTGCCAGTACATGGCGGTCCCGGCGCTTTTTATGTTTTGCTAAGACGCCCCGGTGTTAAACCTTTTGGGGTGCAGGCTTAA
- a CDS encoding YkgJ family cysteine cluster protein has protein sequence MSELAYIAIAAIALLILVTKGKILSVIWTAAISVFAELDLAATRFIQMLRPPRFVILGSCFRCGECCRMIMAHPPRLILNRPTLLRLFSWFHYALHGLIEVARGPNGEIIFSCLHQRPDNRCGIYKRRPLFCRKYPKKPFFEQPQVLPSCSYQVAPLVVARMKKRLSLPILNPGVTVHHPTRLQRDAAGQNEDFEWLDDTF, from the coding sequence ATGAGTGAATTAGCATATATTGCAATCGCTGCGATCGCTCTGCTAATCTTGGTCACTAAAGGTAAAATACTTAGTGTAATCTGGACTGCGGCAATTTCAGTTTTTGCCGAACTTGATTTAGCCGCAACTCGCTTTATCCAAATGCTGCGCCCACCACGTTTTGTAATACTTGGCTCATGTTTCCGCTGTGGCGAATGTTGCCGGATGATAATGGCACATCCCCCACGATTAATTCTTAATCGCCCTACCCTATTGCGATTATTCAGTTGGTTTCATTATGCACTACATGGTTTAATCGAAGTGGCTCGCGGTCCAAATGGCGAAATAATTTTTAGTTGCTTGCATCAACGGCCTGATAATCGCTGCGGTATTTATAAACGTCGACCATTGTTTTGTCGCAAATATCCTAAAAAACCTTTTTTTGAACAACCGCAAGTATTGCCTTCTTGCAGTTACCAAGTTGCACCCTTAGTAGTAGCACGCATGAAAAAACGCTTAAGCTTGCCGATTCTCAACCCTGGTGTAACTGTACATCATCCCACAAGATTACAACGTGATGCTGCCGGTCAAAATGAAGATTTTGAATGGCTCGATGATACCTTTTAA